The following coding sequences are from one Tolumonas lignilytica window:
- a CDS encoding ABC transporter ATP-binding protein, whose translation MNEQTLLVNAENIQVDFKTEGGIAQAVRDVSFKIYKGQTVALVGESGSGKSISARVLMKLLPKSAIVGKDTRITLHGEDMSAYNEQDMRKIRGKKIGMIFQEPMTSLNPIYTVGDQIGEIIREHNRAITKQELREQVLSLLKEMQLPDPEKRIDQYPHQMSGGQRQRVMIAMALANKPDLLIADEPTTALDVTVQAEILNLLKRLQEKFHMGVLLITHDLTIVRKYADWVYVMQHGQVVENNETESLFTNPTHGYTQHLLNSEPKGTAPAVPTDNPIILEGKNVQVSFVTEPGNWWLRRPEKRFAAVKGLDLTLRRGETLGIVGESGSGKTTLGHAILRLLESEGELIYDGMTLHDRDRKAMRPLRKRMQIVFQDPFSSLNPRMTVRQIIQEGMIINNIGTDAEDREQRAIQALQESGLAPFALDRFPHEFSGGQRQRIAIAKAIAMEPEFILLDEPTSALDLSVQNQIIQLLRQLQQKHHLSYLFISHDLRVVRALCHRIMVMRHGDLVEMGDTVTVMDDPKEEYTRRLIRAAFEVAA comes from the coding sequence ATGAATGAACAAACCCTGTTAGTAAATGCAGAAAACATTCAGGTCGATTTCAAAACCGAAGGCGGTATTGCTCAGGCCGTACGTGATGTTTCCTTCAAAATCTACAAAGGCCAGACCGTCGCATTGGTCGGTGAATCCGGCTCCGGCAAATCAATCTCAGCCCGTGTGCTGATGAAACTGCTCCCCAAAAGTGCCATCGTCGGGAAAGACACCCGGATCACCCTGCATGGTGAAGACATGAGCGCCTATAACGAACAGGACATGCGTAAAATCCGCGGGAAAAAAATCGGCATGATCTTTCAGGAGCCCATGACTTCGCTGAACCCGATCTATACCGTGGGCGATCAGATCGGTGAAATTATCCGTGAACACAATCGCGCCATCACCAAACAAGAACTCCGCGAACAGGTACTCTCCTTACTTAAAGAAATGCAACTGCCGGATCCGGAAAAACGCATTGATCAATATCCGCATCAGATGTCCGGTGGCCAGCGTCAACGTGTCATGATCGCCATGGCGCTGGCGAATAAACCCGACCTGTTGATTGCCGATGAACCCACCACGGCGCTGGATGTCACCGTGCAGGCAGAAATTCTTAATCTGCTGAAACGGCTGCAGGAAAAATTCCACATGGGTGTGCTGTTAATCACTCACGATCTGACCATTGTGCGCAAATATGCCGACTGGGTCTATGTGATGCAGCATGGTCAAGTGGTTGAAAATAACGAAACCGAAAGTTTGTTTACCAACCCGACGCACGGTTACACGCAACATCTGCTGAACTCTGAACCCAAAGGCACCGCACCTGCCGTTCCCACTGATAATCCTATTATTCTGGAAGGCAAAAATGTACAGGTCTCCTTTGTCACTGAGCCTGGCAACTGGTGGTTACGCCGTCCAGAAAAACGATTCGCGGCAGTGAAAGGGCTAGATCTGACGCTCCGCCGAGGTGAAACACTGGGGATCGTTGGCGAATCGGGCTCTGGCAAAACCACACTGGGTCACGCCATTTTGCGGCTGTTAGAGTCAGAGGGAGAGCTTATTTACGATGGCATGACACTGCATGATCGCGATCGCAAGGCGATGCGACCACTGCGTAAACGCATGCAGATCGTATTTCAAGACCCCTTCTCTTCACTGAACCCTCGTATGACCGTGCGCCAGATCATTCAGGAAGGGATGATAATCAACAACATTGGCACCGATGCCGAGGATCGTGAACAACGTGCCATTCAGGCCTTACAGGAATCTGGGTTGGCCCCGTTTGCATTAGACCGCTTCCCGCATGAATTCTCTGGCGGACAACGTCAGCGCATTGCCATTGCGAAAGCCATTGCGATGGAACCTGAATTCATTTTGCTGGATGAGCCGACCTCCGCGCTCGATTTGTCAGTGCAGAACCAGATCATCCAACTGTTACGACAATTACAGCAAAAACATCATCTTTCTTATCTGTTTATCAGCCATGATTTACGGGTAGTCAGAGCGTTATGCCACCGGATCATGGTGATGCGACACGGAGATTTAGTCGAAATGGGCGATACCGTCACGGTGATGGATGACCCAAAAGAGGAATATACCCGACGACTGATCCGAGCCGCATTTGAGGTGGCCGCCTGA
- the melR gene encoding transcriptional regulator MelR: MTDPTEISPLTWQKADEILSVVFRQPGDMPGYHWHRQIEVNIPFGGPVRYLINDHQIQLPEGHIGVFWGVIPHRLIECENCTQMGVINIPLSHFLALPVDDLLLNKILHGSVVISTTKGLFGHHEVLRWHNDSKSGSHGLYQLMQEEIVLMMKRVAVSGWQELLHTEPGKLHSLRMNERKIRYIQAMLSFISKHYHEAIRVNDVAEQIQLHPNYAMNLFKQVMGYSIKDHITMMKVNHARALLAETNRSMLDISLTTGFSAMSRFYEAFQKLVGVTPNQYRIHTRNNTEQLSHPVGTETT, encoded by the coding sequence GTGACTGACCCAACTGAAATCAGCCCGTTGACCTGGCAAAAAGCCGATGAAATATTGAGTGTTGTCTTCCGTCAGCCCGGCGATATGCCGGGCTATCACTGGCACCGCCAAATAGAGGTCAATATTCCATTTGGCGGCCCGGTCCGTTATCTGATCAATGACCATCAGATCCAGCTTCCGGAAGGCCATATCGGCGTATTCTGGGGCGTGATCCCGCATCGGTTGATTGAGTGTGAAAACTGCACCCAGATGGGTGTCATCAACATTCCGCTTTCTCACTTTCTGGCTTTACCGGTGGATGATTTACTGCTGAATAAGATTTTACATGGCAGTGTCGTCATCTCTACGACCAAAGGGCTTTTCGGACACCATGAGGTGCTGCGTTGGCATAATGACAGTAAAAGCGGCTCCCACGGTCTATACCAATTAATGCAGGAAGAAATAGTATTGATGATGAAGCGTGTTGCAGTGTCAGGCTGGCAGGAGTTATTGCATACCGAACCGGGTAAATTGCACAGCCTGCGGATGAATGAGCGCAAAATCCGCTATATCCAGGCAATGCTAAGTTTCATATCCAAACATTATCATGAAGCCATCCGGGTCAACGATGTTGCGGAACAAATTCAGCTGCATCCGAATTATGCGATGAATCTGTTTAAACAAGTCATGGGGTATTCAATCAAAGATCATATTACCATGATGAAGGTTAACCATGCCCGCGCCTTGCTGGCTGAAACCAATCGTTCGATGCTGGATATTTCATTGACGACCGGGTTTAGCGCCATGAGCCGGTTTTACGAAGCATTTCAAAAACTGGTTGGCGTCACGCCCAATCAATATCGTATACATACCCGCAACAATACCGAGCAGCTATCACATCCTGTTGGAACTGAAACCACTTAG
- a CDS encoding GNAT family N-acetyltransferase, whose translation MMQPTDKRQREQDVLAYFLKHPINSVTELECKIAAASDIPALLHLERYCFNPYLAFGRRRWKYLIDTSSCSTILIFEKEILVAYLCLLPHRGWQGLEIRVLAVHWSYRQKGVGRWLMHLSQALARQWHLRALYLSVDCENDAAKRLYSQMGMHISATLADYYGLDRHGLRMRCNLDDTSAQI comes from the coding sequence ATGATGCAGCCCACCGATAAACGCCAGCGCGAACAAGATGTGCTGGCGTATTTTTTAAAGCACCCTATAAACTCTGTCACTGAACTGGAATGTAAAATTGCAGCCGCGTCAGATATTCCTGCATTGTTACATCTGGAACGTTATTGTTTTAACCCCTATCTAGCATTTGGCCGTCGTCGGTGGAAATACCTGATCGATACATCATCTTGTTCAACTATTCTGATCTTTGAGAAAGAAATTCTCGTCGCCTATCTTTGTTTATTGCCACATCGTGGCTGGCAGGGGCTGGAGATCCGGGTGCTGGCGGTGCATTGGTCATATCGGCAAAAAGGCGTGGGGCGCTGGCTCATGCATTTGTCGCAGGCATTAGCCCGACAGTGGCATCTGCGGGCACTGTATTTGTCAGTAGATTGTGAAAATGATGCAGCTAAACGCTTATATTCACAAATGGGAATGCATATTTCTGCAACGCTGGCTGATTACTATGGTTTAGACCGGCATGGATTGCGAATGCGTTGTAATTTGGATGATACATCTGCACAGATCTAG
- a CDS encoding ABC transporter permease, with protein MQSEIILEQDPRERPKSVDERYLALVWRRFKRNKLALVSMWMIVAMLMLAVFASFFAPQDPAERSNENVYLPPQSIHFFSDEGFSIRPFVYPYETTYDPETFEAKYTQNTDKKVYLQFFSDGWEYNFLGMTFKTHLFSAQDNQHVYLLGTDGMGRDELSRIFHGMGVTLLMAGLITTICVVIGSLVGITSGYLGGKADLWIQRLVELMLAFPELPLYLSVIAILPKTVSPKTTFILFVLLLGCLKWAQLAREVRGKALVLREMDYVKSAIAAGASDGRIVVHHILPNVLSHVIVVATGMIPTFILTESFLSFLGVGVQPPMISLGLLLNAARDYQVLGSYPWLLAPVGFILVSVLVFNAAGDGLRDAVDPYSGR; from the coding sequence ATGCAGTCTGAAATCATTCTGGAACAAGATCCCCGGGAACGTCCTAAAAGCGTCGATGAGCGTTATCTCGCCTTGGTCTGGCGTCGCTTTAAACGCAACAAGCTGGCCCTCGTTTCGATGTGGATGATTGTGGCAATGTTAATGCTGGCCGTTTTCGCTTCGTTCTTTGCACCACAAGATCCGGCGGAACGCAGCAATGAAAATGTCTATCTGCCACCGCAATCGATTCATTTTTTCAGTGATGAAGGGTTTTCGATCCGCCCATTTGTCTATCCGTATGAAACCACATACGACCCGGAAACCTTTGAAGCCAAATACACGCAGAACACCGATAAAAAAGTGTATCTGCAATTTTTCAGCGACGGTTGGGAATATAATTTTCTGGGTATGACGTTTAAAACCCATCTGTTTTCAGCGCAGGATAATCAACACGTTTATCTGCTGGGCACCGATGGTATGGGGCGCGATGAACTGAGCCGTATCTTCCACGGCATGGGCGTGACGTTGCTGATGGCCGGCCTGATCACCACCATCTGTGTAGTCATTGGTAGTCTGGTCGGGATCACCTCCGGCTATCTGGGCGGGAAAGCGGATTTGTGGATCCAACGTCTGGTTGAACTGATGCTGGCCTTCCCCGAATTGCCGCTTTATCTGTCTGTAATTGCCATTTTGCCCAAAACCGTCTCCCCCAAAACCACCTTTATCCTGTTTGTATTGCTACTGGGCTGTCTGAAATGGGCGCAGCTGGCGCGGGAAGTGCGCGGCAAAGCCCTGGTGTTACGTGAAATGGACTATGTGAAATCCGCCATTGCCGCGGGGGCATCGGATGGCCGTATCGTCGTGCACCATATTCTGCCGAACGTGTTGTCACATGTCATTGTGGTTGCCACCGGCATGATCCCCACCTTTATTCTCACTGAAAGTTTCCTGAGTTTCCTAGGGGTCGGCGTGCAGCCACCGATGATCAGTCTGGGTCTGTTACTCAATGCAGCCCGCGATTATCAGGTGTTAGGTTCTTACCCTTGGTTGCTGGCACCGGTCGGTTTCATTCTGGTTTCAGTATTAGTGTTCAACGCTGCCGGTGACGGTCTGCGTGATGCGGTTGATCCGTACTCAGGTCGTTAA
- the mgrA gene encoding L-glyceraldehyde 3-phosphate reductase has translation MSDYLPNEDRYSQMHYRRSGQSGLKLPRVSLGLWHNFGDTAIQDSARNLIRHAFNCGITHFDLANNYGPPPGSAEENFGKILKQDFRSLRDELIISTKAGYPMWNGPYGDGGSKKYLVSSLDQSLQRMGLDYVDIFYHHRPDPNTPLEETMAALDLIVRQGKALYVGLSNYPAELTKRAAQILKSLGTPCIIHQPKYSMFERWVESGLLDVLSEEQIGGIAFSPLAGGLLTDRYLNGIPEDSRAVKDGRYLKPTDITEARIKVIAELNHIAYLRGQKLSQMALQWVLRQPAITSVLIGASKTSQIDDAVAALHCVELSAKELSRIDEILAEPH, from the coding sequence ATGTCGGATTATTTGCCGAACGAAGATCGTTATAGCCAGATGCATTATCGTCGTAGCGGCCAAAGTGGATTGAAGCTACCACGCGTCAGTCTTGGTCTTTGGCACAACTTTGGCGATACCGCCATTCAGGATTCTGCCCGCAACTTGATTCGACATGCCTTTAACTGCGGTATTACGCATTTCGATCTGGCGAATAACTACGGCCCCCCACCCGGCTCAGCGGAAGAGAATTTTGGCAAGATCTTAAAACAGGATTTTCGTTCCTTGCGGGATGAATTGATTATCTCAACCAAGGCTGGTTATCCGATGTGGAACGGCCCGTACGGGGATGGTGGCAGTAAAAAATATCTGGTGTCCAGTCTGGATCAAAGCCTGCAACGCATGGGATTGGACTATGTCGATATTTTCTACCACCATCGCCCAGATCCGAACACCCCACTGGAAGAAACCATGGCGGCGCTAGATCTGATCGTGCGTCAGGGTAAAGCCTTGTACGTTGGTCTTTCCAATTATCCGGCTGAATTGACCAAACGCGCCGCACAGATCCTGAAGTCACTGGGCACGCCTTGCATCATCCACCAGCCCAAATATTCAATGTTTGAGCGCTGGGTAGAAAGCGGGTTGCTGGATGTGTTATCGGAAGAACAGATCGGCGGTATTGCGTTCTCGCCACTGGCTGGTGGCCTGCTGACCGACCGTTATCTGAATGGCATACCGGAAGATTCTCGCGCCGTTAAAGATGGTCGTTATCTGAAACCGACCGATATCACTGAGGCTCGGATAAAGGTTATCGCAGAACTCAACCACATCGCTTACCTGCGTGGACAAAAACTGTCGCAGATGGCGTTGCAATGGGTGTTGCGTCAACCGGCAATCACGTCAGTATTAATCGGTGCCAGTAAAACCAGCCAGATTGATGATGCCGTAGCCGCCTTACACTGTGTCGAATTGAGTGCCAAAGAACTATCACGAATCGACGAAATACTCGCTGAACCGCATTAA